A genomic window from Cupriavidus basilensis includes:
- a CDS encoding 3-hydroxyacyl-CoA dehydrogenase NAD-binding domain-containing protein: MSIQYTVIHDVAVISIANPPVNGLGYDVRVGIIDGIDRAAADDNVRAIVLTGAGKAFSGGADMREFNSPEAWREPGLNTVLVAIENSIKLVVAAVHSVAMGGGLELALACHYRVAVPKARIALSEVTMGLLPGAGGTQRLPRLIGLEAATNMIVHGTSIPSEALADTGLFDRLVEGDVVTAAVAFAQEVAARPGPHPRVRDLTIRHPTPEGYLAVARPAVAARYKNLQAPLRCLDAIEASFKLPFDEGLALERRLFLELMNGPVSKSLRHAFFSERAAAKLADVPDSVPERAVNKVAVVGAGLMGSGIAMNFLSAGIPVVLLDISDEVVQKGAAAIRRNYEASLKKGKLRAEVVEARMALLQPTVDLGRVAACDLVIEAIYEDMDVKLRMFRALDEIARPGAILATNTSMLDVDRIAAETRRPQDVVGLHFFSPANVMRLLEVVRGAKTAPDVLQTAMRLARRIGKVPVVSGVCDGFIGNRMLAKYTRRAGELLEQGAFPEQVDRAIEEFGLAMGPFRMADLAGNDIGWAIRKRHYAEDPSQPRFELGDRLCEAGHFGQKTGTGWYDYEAGQRKALPSARTRAMLEAYWKERGVVPRRFSGQEIVERLIYALVNEGAAVLDEGIAARASDIDAVYLHGYGFPAWRGGPMFYADTVGVTNVRRTLRALSAKDPSWKPAALIEQLADKGRTFNA; the protein is encoded by the coding sequence ATGAGCATCCAGTACACAGTCATCCATGACGTCGCCGTCATCTCGATTGCCAACCCGCCCGTCAACGGACTGGGCTACGACGTGCGCGTTGGCATCATCGACGGCATCGACCGTGCCGCGGCCGATGACAACGTCCGCGCCATCGTTCTGACCGGCGCGGGCAAAGCCTTCTCCGGCGGTGCCGACATGCGCGAATTCAATTCGCCGGAAGCCTGGCGCGAACCGGGCCTCAACACAGTGCTAGTGGCCATTGAGAACAGTATCAAGCTCGTAGTCGCCGCCGTTCACTCGGTGGCGATGGGCGGAGGGCTCGAACTGGCGTTGGCATGCCATTACCGCGTCGCCGTGCCGAAGGCGCGCATTGCACTGTCGGAAGTGACGATGGGATTGCTGCCGGGCGCCGGCGGCACCCAGCGGTTGCCGCGCCTGATTGGCTTGGAGGCGGCCACCAACATGATTGTGCACGGAACGTCCATCCCTTCCGAGGCGCTGGCCGACACCGGCCTGTTCGACCGCCTCGTGGAAGGTGACGTGGTCACTGCCGCCGTGGCCTTCGCGCAGGAAGTCGCGGCACGCCCGGGCCCGCATCCCAGGGTACGTGATCTGACTATCCGCCATCCAACCCCGGAGGGCTACCTGGCGGTAGCGCGTCCGGCCGTCGCCGCCCGCTACAAGAATCTTCAAGCGCCGCTGCGCTGTCTGGACGCCATTGAGGCCAGCTTCAAGCTGCCCTTCGACGAGGGCTTGGCGCTGGAACGCCGCCTCTTCCTTGAGCTGATGAATGGCCCCGTCTCGAAATCGCTGCGCCACGCGTTCTTCTCGGAACGGGCGGCGGCCAAGTTGGCGGACGTGCCCGATTCGGTGCCCGAGCGCGCGGTGAACAAGGTAGCCGTCGTGGGGGCGGGCCTCATGGGCAGCGGGATTGCAATGAACTTCCTCAGTGCGGGAATTCCCGTCGTGCTGCTGGACATCTCCGATGAGGTTGTACAGAAGGGTGCCGCGGCAATTCGCCGTAACTACGAGGCAAGCCTTAAGAAGGGCAAGCTGCGAGCCGAGGTGGTCGAGGCGCGTATGGCGCTGCTGCAGCCGACCGTGGACTTGGGCAGGGTCGCCGCTTGTGACCTTGTAATCGAGGCCATCTACGAAGACATGGACGTCAAGCTGCGCATGTTCCGCGCGCTCGATGAAATCGCCCGCCCTGGCGCGATTCTGGCGACCAATACGTCGATGCTAGACGTCGACCGTATCGCCGCTGAAACGAGGCGCCCCCAGGACGTGGTTGGTTTGCACTTCTTCAGCCCGGCCAACGTGATGCGCCTGCTGGAGGTCGTGCGCGGCGCCAAGACGGCACCGGACGTACTGCAGACCGCAATGCGCCTGGCCCGACGTATAGGCAAGGTGCCGGTCGTGTCGGGCGTTTGTGACGGCTTCATCGGCAACCGCATGCTGGCCAAGTACACCCGGCGCGCCGGCGAACTGCTGGAGCAGGGCGCGTTCCCCGAACAGGTAGACCGCGCCATCGAGGAATTTGGGCTCGCGATGGGTCCCTTCCGGATGGCAGACCTTGCCGGCAACGACATCGGTTGGGCTATCCGAAAACGCCACTACGCCGAAGATCCGTCGCAGCCCCGTTTCGAACTTGGGGATCGCCTTTGCGAGGCTGGCCACTTCGGCCAGAAGACCGGCACCGGCTGGTACGACTATGAAGCGGGTCAACGCAAGGCGCTGCCGTCGGCGCGCACGCGGGCCATGCTGGAGGCGTACTGGAAGGAACGCGGTGTGGTGCCGAGGCGCTTCAGCGGCCAGGAAATTGTCGAGCGGCTGATCTATGCGTTGGTGAACGAGGGCGCCGCCGTTCTCGATGAAGGCATTGCGGCCCGCGCGTCCGACATCGACGCGGTCTATCTGCACGGGTATGGCTTCCCTGCC
- a CDS encoding enoyl-CoA hydratase, producing the protein MTADVLLHMDDGVLVVTINRPAKKNALTAQIYTALADAIAEADRRDDVRAVLLQGEGGNFTSGNDISLFVNGQTSGPEESPAGRFLRAVIALHKPMVACVCGHAVGIGATILLHCDYVVASDDARIRFPFVDLGLCPEFASTLLLQQVVGRNKAAEWLLLGATIPAAEAHRAGLVNCVEPLETVAEAALSIAKCLAAKPRQALMATRGLMREATEALVKTSLQREMVVFDSLRQSPETQEILRRFLERAPVRAAART; encoded by the coding sequence ATGACGGCAGACGTGCTGCTGCACATGGACGACGGCGTGCTGGTCGTGACAATCAACCGGCCGGCGAAGAAGAATGCGCTTACTGCGCAGATTTACACGGCGCTTGCCGATGCCATCGCTGAGGCGGACCGTCGGGACGACGTGCGCGCCGTACTGCTCCAGGGCGAGGGTGGCAACTTTACCAGCGGCAACGACATCAGCCTGTTCGTGAATGGGCAGACGTCCGGGCCCGAGGAATCCCCCGCCGGGCGTTTCCTGCGCGCGGTCATCGCGCTGCACAAGCCCATGGTTGCCTGCGTGTGCGGGCACGCCGTCGGCATCGGGGCGACCATACTGCTCCATTGCGACTACGTCGTCGCCTCCGACGATGCCCGTATCCGCTTCCCGTTCGTTGACCTGGGCCTGTGCCCGGAATTCGCTTCCACGCTGCTGCTCCAGCAAGTAGTGGGCCGGAACAAGGCGGCGGAATGGCTACTCCTCGGTGCGACCATTCCCGCCGCCGAGGCGCATCGGGCAGGACTTGTCAATTGCGTGGAACCGCTGGAGACAGTGGCCGAAGCGGCACTGTCGATTGCAAAGTGCCTGGCCGCAAAGCCACGCCAGGCACTTATGGCGACTCGCGGCCTGATGCGCGAGGCAACCGAGGCGCTCGTGAAAACCAGCCTCCAGCGCGAAATGGTTGTATTCGACTCCCTGCGCCAGTCGCCCGAAACGCAGGAGATTCTCCGGCGCTTCCTGGAACGCGCGCCGGTCAGGGCGGCTGCTCGCACCTGA
- a CDS encoding response regulator transcription factor, giving the protein MIRLLLIDDHTIFREGLKRLLAEQDGFDVIAEAGDASEALGRVREQPFDVALLDVNMPGRSGLEMLPTLRAERPTMPVIVLSMYPAEQYALRAFQAGASGYVTKDMDAMELVDSIHKVAQGKRYIAPSVANCLLDGFDRVADKTPHEQLSSREYEIMLLIVRGIRLTEIGRQMFLSVKTVSTYRSRILKKLGITSNAELARYAVEHRLID; this is encoded by the coding sequence ATGATTCGCCTGCTGCTGATAGACGACCACACAATCTTCAGAGAGGGTCTCAAACGCCTGCTGGCAGAGCAGGACGGATTCGATGTGATTGCCGAGGCCGGTGATGCGTCGGAGGCGCTGGGCCGCGTGCGAGAGCAGCCGTTCGATGTTGCGTTACTCGACGTGAACATGCCCGGCCGCAGTGGCCTGGAAATGCTACCCACGCTACGGGCCGAGAGGCCAACAATGCCGGTAATCGTCCTGAGCATGTACCCGGCCGAGCAGTATGCGCTGCGAGCGTTCCAGGCGGGAGCATCCGGCTATGTCACCAAAGACATGGATGCCATGGAGTTGGTTGATTCAATCCACAAGGTAGCGCAGGGCAAGCGCTACATAGCGCCTTCCGTTGCGAATTGTCTGCTCGATGGCTTCGACCGCGTTGCTGACAAAACACCGCATGAACAGCTGTCGTCCCGTGAATACGAGATCATGCTGCTGATTGTACGGGGCATCCGATTGACTGAGATTGGCCGGCAGATGTTCCTGAGCGTAAAGACCGTGAGCACCTATCGGTCACGCATCCTGAAGAAGCTTGGCATCACCAGCAACGCCGAGCTGGCGCGCTATGCCGTCGAGCATCGACTGATTGACTGA
- a CDS encoding PAS domain S-box protein, with protein MRDTNVELGDVGLDDYEIPFKGIVEQSIVGIYILQDGRFRYVNETFARMCGLKRERLIGARLRDVANPSQRADLMAQYHQRIKGIAQTEVFVIRRTSSRNPGCFEIHGTRVNVHGRPAIFGVSIDITERERQRADLVDASERLQELVASANNVRENERNRVARELHDVIGGMLTAIKFDLSRLSRGIEALDRCRESGKRRGGDASSSLALLALTAAQTLQLTQETIEAVRTVSEGLRPGALDHLGLCDTLSLDLNRFERRYGIATRFHTTGPGQCLDRNREIGIYRIFQEAMTNVARHSKATEVTVSLDWAADRLELEIADNGLGFEVNCGASEGHLGLLGMRERARELHGTLVLDPGPRSGARVRLGVPMLSRANCEKG; from the coding sequence ATGCGTGACACGAACGTTGAACTGGGCGACGTTGGCCTTGACGACTATGAAATCCCTTTCAAGGGCATCGTGGAGCAGTCCATCGTTGGCATCTATATCCTCCAGGACGGAAGGTTCCGGTACGTGAACGAGACGTTCGCACGCATGTGTGGTCTGAAGCGGGAGCGTCTCATTGGTGCCAGGCTACGCGACGTGGCCAATCCTTCTCAGCGCGCGGACCTGATGGCTCAGTATCACCAGAGAATCAAGGGTATCGCGCAGACCGAAGTGTTTGTCATTCGGAGGACATCGTCCCGCAATCCCGGTTGCTTCGAAATTCACGGCACCCGCGTGAATGTTCACGGTCGACCGGCGATTTTCGGCGTCAGCATCGATATCACCGAGCGAGAGCGGCAGCGCGCCGACCTGGTCGACGCCAGCGAGCGATTGCAGGAACTCGTGGCTAGCGCCAACAACGTAAGGGAGAACGAGCGCAACCGCGTGGCGCGCGAACTGCACGATGTGATTGGCGGCATGCTTACTGCAATTAAGTTCGACCTGTCGAGGCTGTCACGGGGCATCGAGGCACTGGACCGCTGTCGCGAGTCGGGGAAGAGACGCGGCGGCGACGCTTCGTCTTCGCTCGCCTTACTGGCTCTCACGGCAGCTCAGACCCTTCAGCTCACACAAGAAACTATCGAGGCGGTGCGCACGGTTTCAGAAGGCCTTCGCCCGGGGGCTCTGGACCATCTGGGCTTATGCGACACGCTTTCGTTGGATTTGAACCGCTTCGAGCGGCGCTATGGAATCGCAACGCGATTCCATACTACGGGCCCGGGGCAGTGCTTGGACCGCAATCGAGAGATTGGCATTTACCGCATATTTCAGGAAGCCATGACGAACGTGGCGCGGCATTCCAAGGCGACCGAAGTGACGGTCAGCCTAGATTGGGCGGCTGACCGGCTAGAGCTTGAAATCGCGGACAACGGACTAGGGTTCGAAGTGAATTGCGGTGCTTCCGAGGGACATCTCGGCCTTTTGGGCATGCGGGAGAGGGCGCGCGAGCTGCACGGGACGCTGGTTCTGGATCCCGGACCCCGCTCCGGGGCGCGCGTGAGACTAGGCGTTCCAATGCTGTCGCGCGCCAACTGTGAGAAAGGATAG
- a CDS encoding TetR/AcrR family transcriptional regulator encodes MGHSQADKMRSRERILSEAAEQIRDGGLESVSVGKLMRRANLTHGGFYGHFASRADLLAHALERALDDGAAAFEAKKGSTHPDYAATVKSYLSRKHRDSRTTGCAIAALAGDVARAEEPVREVMSAHIEQFVARIDKALGGDPEKALFAVSALIGALVVSRVMADEKHSDAVLAAAKRELLALEENC; translated from the coding sequence ATGGGTCATTCTCAAGCAGACAAGATGCGCAGCAGGGAGCGAATCCTTAGTGAAGCGGCGGAGCAAATCCGGGACGGCGGGCTGGAATCCGTCAGCGTTGGCAAGTTGATGCGCCGCGCCAATCTGACCCACGGCGGGTTCTATGGACATTTCGCATCACGGGCGGACCTGCTCGCCCATGCGTTGGAGCGTGCGCTAGACGATGGAGCGGCCGCATTCGAAGCGAAGAAAGGCAGTACACATCCCGACTATGCCGCAACTGTCAAAAGCTATCTGAGCCGCAAACATCGGGATTCACGTACCACGGGTTGTGCAATCGCGGCCTTGGCCGGTGACGTAGCGCGAGCCGAAGAACCCGTGCGCGAAGTGATGTCGGCCCATATCGAACAGTTCGTCGCACGCATAGACAAGGCGCTTGGTGGCGACCCCGAGAAGGCCCTGTTCGCGGTCAGCGCGCTGATTGGCGCACTGGTGGTGTCGCGGGTAATGGCAGACGAGAAGCACTCGGATGCCGTACTGGCTGCCGCCAAGCGGGAATTGCTCGCACTGGAAGAGAATTGCTGA
- a CDS encoding TetR/AcrR family transcriptional regulator, whose protein sequence is MGAAISLSRRGGLDSFSISDLGEEIGVSKSCIYQHFESRSELLAEAVLTYAEALSADVIKAAAQAPKGLRRLVRMLDVWLGDYVLRGGCLILRAGSELAGRAENAVSLSVAQAVTTWRGLLALQLKDAAHVGEINPSVDVQHLVFEVFSFALGVQHDHLFLGYPVEFRHSVLRGIFGRHGIEVPVEASHRVLPSGALRHAQTTY, encoded by the coding sequence TTGGGCGCAGCTATTTCTCTCTCACGGCGTGGAGGCCTCGATAGCTTCTCGATTAGCGACCTTGGTGAAGAGATCGGCGTGTCGAAGAGCTGCATCTACCAGCACTTCGAATCCCGCAGCGAGCTTCTCGCAGAGGCCGTCCTTACTTACGCTGAGGCTCTCTCGGCCGACGTGATAAAGGCTGCCGCGCAAGCGCCAAAAGGCTTACGCCGGCTAGTACGCATGCTGGACGTCTGGCTCGGCGACTATGTATTGCGCGGTGGTTGCCTCATCCTGCGCGCCGGCAGCGAATTGGCTGGGCGAGCAGAGAACGCTGTCAGTCTTAGCGTGGCACAGGCGGTAACCACCTGGCGTGGCCTGTTGGCTTTGCAGCTAAAGGACGCCGCGCATGTAGGGGAAATCAACCCGAGTGTTGATGTTCAACACCTAGTGTTCGAGGTTTTCAGCTTTGCTCTGGGTGTTCAGCATGACCACCTGTTCCTGGGTTATCCGGTGGAATTCCGGCATTCGGTTCTGAGGGGAATCTTCGGCCGTCATGGCATTGAGGTGCCGGTAGAGGCGAGCCACCGCGTCTTACCATCTGGCGCCCTCAGGCACGCTCAGACGACCTACTGA
- a CDS encoding 3-keto-5-aminohexanoate cleavage protein: MSRKVILTCAVTGNAPFNRKHPAMPVTPVQIADACVEAAKAGASVAHIHVRDPDTGAGSRDPALFKEVVDRVRASGTDIVLNLTCGLGAFLLPDPEDESRALPDSDVIPVAERVRHLELCLPEIASLDITTGNQVEGKLEFVYLNTTRTLRAMAKRFQELGVKPELEVFSAGDILFGNSMIADGLINGVPLFQMVLGVLWGAPATTETMIYQRSLIPANAQWAAFGIARDEMPMVAQSALLGGNVRVGLEDNLYLSRGVFATNGQLVERARTIIEYLGMSVATPAEARDIMELRTPR; encoded by the coding sequence ATGTCACGAAAAGTCATTCTGACCTGCGCGGTCACAGGCAACGCACCTTTCAACCGCAAGCACCCCGCTATGCCGGTCACGCCGGTCCAGATTGCCGACGCCTGCGTGGAAGCGGCGAAGGCCGGCGCTTCCGTGGCGCACATTCATGTGCGCGATCCGGATACAGGTGCGGGCAGCCGCGATCCGGCACTCTTCAAAGAGGTGGTTGACCGCGTGCGCGCGTCTGGAACCGATATCGTGCTGAATCTCACCTGCGGCCTGGGCGCTTTCCTGCTTCCCGACCCGGAGGACGAGTCGCGTGCATTGCCGGACAGCGATGTAATTCCGGTTGCGGAACGTGTTCGCCATCTCGAGCTGTGCCTGCCGGAGATTGCGTCGCTGGATATCACGACCGGCAACCAGGTGGAAGGCAAACTCGAGTTCGTTTACCTGAACACCACCCGCACTTTGCGGGCAATGGCCAAGAGGTTTCAGGAGCTGGGAGTGAAGCCGGAGCTCGAAGTATTCAGCGCGGGCGACATCCTGTTCGGCAATTCAATGATTGCGGACGGCCTGATTAATGGAGTGCCACTGTTCCAGATGGTGCTGGGCGTGCTGTGGGGCGCGCCAGCCACTACGGAGACCATGATCTATCAACGCAGCCTGATTCCGGCTAACGCGCAATGGGCGGCGTTCGGCATCGCCCGCGACGAGATGCCGATGGTGGCGCAGTCCGCGCTGCTCGGCGGCAATGTCCGGGTGGGGCTGGAAGATAACCTGTACCTGAGCCGCGGCGTCTTTGCGACCAACGGGCAGCTCGTGGAGCGGGCGCGCACGATCATCGAGTACCTGGGCATGTCTGTTGCCACGCCTGCCGAGGCTCGCGACATCATGGAGTTGCGCACGCCGCGTTGA
- a CDS encoding SDR family oxidoreductase, producing MEERVIVTGGADSVGRVIAEQFRASGARVHICDVRADALEATLAANPGMTGTVANVGDPAGVARVVQDAERVFGDVSVLVNNVGIAGPRAALEDISDDDWRDTMEVNVGAMFQFMKRVVPSMKRNRHGVIINFSTGSTRTRLPMRTPYVVSKAAVESLTLNAARELGPFNVRCNAILPGMIDNERMGRIVAGIAHESGRSAADVEADYLKYISLRCKVQPDDLAQTVLFLASGAASKITGELIAVSGNVEWEI from the coding sequence CGCGTCATTGCAGAGCAGTTCCGGGCAAGCGGCGCGCGCGTGCATATTTGCGACGTTCGTGCCGACGCGCTCGAGGCCACGCTCGCGGCCAATCCCGGCATGACGGGTACGGTCGCCAACGTTGGAGATCCTGCTGGCGTCGCCCGTGTGGTGCAGGACGCGGAACGCGTGTTCGGCGACGTGTCGGTGCTAGTCAACAATGTCGGCATCGCTGGCCCCCGGGCCGCGCTTGAGGACATCTCCGATGATGATTGGCGCGACACGATGGAGGTGAATGTCGGCGCCATGTTCCAGTTCATGAAGCGGGTCGTGCCGTCGATGAAGCGCAATCGGCATGGCGTGATCATCAATTTCTCCACGGGATCGACGCGCACGCGCCTGCCGATGCGAACGCCCTATGTCGTCTCCAAGGCGGCGGTCGAATCGCTTACGTTGAATGCTGCCCGGGAACTGGGGCCGTTCAATGTGCGCTGCAATGCGATCCTTCCCGGCATGATCGACAACGAGCGCATGGGCCGGATCGTCGCCGGCATCGCGCACGAAAGCGGCCGCAGCGCGGCGGACGTCGAAGCAGATTATCTGAAATACATCTCGTTGCGCTGCAAGGTGCAGCCAGACGATCTCGCGCAAACGGTGTTGTTTCTGGCTTCCGGCGCAGCATCGAAGATCACGGGCGAACTCATTGCCGTCAGCGGCAATGTCGAATGGGAAATCTGA